Proteins co-encoded in one Stigmatopora nigra isolate UIUO_SnigA unplaced genomic scaffold, RoL_Snig_1.1 HiC_scaffold_26, whole genome shotgun sequence genomic window:
- the faua gene encoding FAU ubiquitin like and ribosomal protein S30 fusion a isoform X2, with translation MQLFLRSKNTHTLEVTGEETVGQIKAHVQTLEGLQVEEQVILLAGCPLEDDATLASCGISELCTLEIAGRLLGGKVHGSLARAGKVRGQTPKVDKQEKKKKKTGRAKRRIQYNRRFVNVVPTFGKKKGPNANS, from the exons ATGCAGCTCTTTTTGCGCTCCAAGAACACCCATACCCTCGAGGTTACAGGAGAGGAGACTGTGGGCCAGATTAAG GCCCATGTCCAGACTCTGGAGGGTCTTCAAGTGGAGGAACAAGTAATTCTCCTTGCAGGTTGTCCACTTGAAGATGATGCTACTCTTGCATCATGTGGCATCTCTGAGCTCTGCACTTTGGAGATTGCCGGCAGGCTTCTCGGAg GTAAAGTCCATGGCTCTCTGGCACGTGCTGGCAAAGTGAGGGGACAAACCCCTAAG GTGGACAaacaggagaagaagaaaaagaaaactggCCGTGCTAAGCGTCGCATCCAGTACAACAGACGCTTTGTAAATGTGGTGCCCACCTTTGGCAAGAAGAAGGGACCCAATGCCAACTCTTAA
- the prpf39 gene encoding pre-mRNA-processing factor 39 isoform X3 produces the protein MEASAGIHVPEEPTTGMLDSEPRAMMASAPLCPDEQPPPPPPLPPQPPEEPPEEKAEPMEAQPTIPEVTSQGGVVVSQVADDGMELEEAPKDVTQVANVQVAATQEAGAQEAGAQQAAVPEAAATAQQPTTQEPVAAQQTAPSEAAGDQQATAAQEAAAAAQLAFVHTEPELPSEFEKLLKGCEESPEDFNSWVYLLQYVEQENILQAVRKSFDVFLLRYPYCYGYWKKYADIEKRHGNIHVAEEVYRRGLQAIPLSVDLWLHYMTYIKENSDRNDPETEGRIRAAYEHAVLAAGTDFRSDRLWESFIIWETEMDKLANVTAIYDRVLGIPTQLYSQHFQKFKDHVQSNHPKHFLSEGEFVQLRLELSNANLATMAGDDAEKPAPKDDLPPGTEDLADPAKRVTEIENMRHKVIEARQEVFNHNEHEVSKRWSFEEGIKRPYFHVKALEKTQLNNWREYLDFEMENGTPERVVVLFERCLIACALYEEFWIKYAKYLEGYSTEGVRHVYRKACTVHLPRKPAIHLLWAAFEEQQANVEEASGILKNLEVVVPCLAMVRLRRVSLERRRGNLDLAESLLKDAVETSKTTNETSFYAVKLARQFVKVQKSLSKARKVLLDAIDKDQTSPRLYLNLLELEYSSDVTENQAEIIACFDKALGSPMEIESRLIFAQRKVEFLEDFGTDIHTLVAAYEEHQNMLKEVDALKTKAENGYDSSQEPDAKRQRMDESAMAAAAAAAAGADMQANSAYNYNNWYQQQYGAWSQNSWGQYNQYAQYNQYYPPPPT, from the exons ATGGAAGCTTCTG CAGGCATTCACGTCCCTGAAGAACCTACTACTGGAATGCTGGACTCGGAGCCCCGTGCCATG ATGGCCAGTGCGCCACTGTGTCCAGATGAGCagccaccaccgccgccaccgcttcCCCCGCAGCCCCCGGAAGAGCCGCCCGAAGAAAAAGCAGAGCCTATGGAGGCTCAACCAACCATACCTGAAGTCACCAGTCAAG GTGGCGTGGTCGTCTCGCAGGTGGCCGATGACGGCATGGAGCTCGAGGAAGCCCCTAAAGATGTAACTCAAGTGGCTAATGTCCAGGTAGCTGCCACTCAAGAGGCAGGTGCCCAGGAAGCTGGGGCTCAACAGGCCGCAGTTCCGGAGGCCGCCGCCACCGCTCAGCAGCCCACCACCCAAGAACCAGTCGCCGCTCAACAGACCGCTCCATCAGAAGCAGCCGGTGATCAACAGGCCACCGCTGCTCAAGaagccgctgccgccgcccAACTGGCTTTTGTTCATACAGAGCCGGAGCTTCCGAGCGAGTTTGAAAAACTCTTGAAAGGATGCGAGGAAAGCCCGGAAGACTTTAACTCCTGGGTTTATTTGCTGCAATATGTGGAGCAAGAg AATATTCTCCAGGCGGTGAGGAAGTCATTTGACGTTTTCCTGCTGCGCTATCCCTACTGCTACGGCTACTGGAAGAAGTATGCCGACATCGAGAAACGACACGGCAACATTCACGTGGCGGAGGAGGTTTACCGGCGAGGTTTGCAGGCCATCCCGCTCAGCGTGGACCTTTGGTTGCATTACATGACCTACATTAAGGAGAACTCTGACAGGAACGACCCGGAGACAGAAGGACGCATTCGAGC GGCGTACGAACATGCTGTGCTGGCGGCCGGTACAGATTTCCGCTCTGATCGTCTTTGGGAATCCTTCATCATCTGGGAGACAGAGATGGATAAACTGGCCAATGTCACGGCAATCTACGACCGCGTCCTGGGCATCCCCACACAGCTATACTCCCAGCACTTCCAAAA GTTCAAAGATCACGTCCAGAGCAACCACCCTAAACACTTCCTATCCGAGGGGGAGTTTGTCCAGTTGAGGCTAGAGCTCTCCAACGCCAACCTGGCAACCATGGCGGGAGACGACGCGGAAAAGCCCGCCCCGAAAGACGACCTTCCGCCCGGAACGGAAGACCTCGCCGACCCCGCCAAG AGGGTGACGGAGATCGAGAACATGCGCCACAAAGTGATCGAAGCCCGACAAGAAGTGTTCAACCACAACGAGCACGAAGTCAGCAAGCGCTGGTCTTTTGAGGAAGGG atcaagcGACCATACTTCCACGTTAAAGCCTTGGAGAAGACCCAACTGAACAACTGGCGGGAATACCTGGACTTTGAGATGGAGAACGGCACCCCGGAGCGTGTGGTTGTTCTCTTTGAACGCTGCCTCATCGCTTGTGCTCTCTATGAAGAGTTCTGGATCAAG TATGCCAAGTACCTGGAGGGCTACAGCACCGAGGGCGTCCGGCATGTCTACAGGAAGGCGTGTACCGTGCACTTGCCCAGAAAGCCGGCCATCCACCTGCTGTGGGCTGCCTTTGAAGAGCAGCAGG CCAACGTGGAGGAAGCCAGTGGCATCTTGAAGAACCTGGAAGTGGTGGTACCCTGCTTGGCCATGGTCCGTCTCCGGCGAGTCAGCTTGGAGCGTCGGCGTGGCAACCTGGATTTGGCAGAGTCATTACTGAAAGATGCGGTGGAGACGTCCAAGACCACCAATGAAACGTCATTTTATGCCGTTAAGCTGGCACGACAATTTGTTAAAGTACAGAAGAGCTTGAGTAAGGCTAGGAAAGTGCTGCTGGATGCCATCGACAAAGACCAG ACGAGTCCGAGACTTTACCTCAACCTGCTTGAACTGGAATACAGCAGCGACGTAACTGAAAACCAGGCCGAGATTATCGCCTGCTTCGACAAGGCCCTTGGAAGTCCCATGGAGATTGAGTCACGACTCATCTTCGCTCAGCGCAAAGTGGAATTTCTCGAGGACTTTGGCACCGACATCCACAC TCTGGTGGCCGCTTATGAAGAACACCAGAACATGCTGAAGGAAGTCGATGCATTAAAGACAAAGGCAGAAAACGGCTACGACAGCTCTCAGGAACCCGATGCCAAGCGGCAGCGCATGGACGAAAGCGCCATGGCCGCCGCTGCTGCAGCCGCCGCCGGTGCGGACATGCAGGCCAACAGTGCGTACAATTACAACAACTGGTACCAG CAACAGTATGGCGCCTGGAGTCAAAATTCATGGGGCCAGTACAACCAATATGCCCAGTACAACCAGTACTATCCTCCTCCTCCCACATGA
- the faua gene encoding FAU ubiquitin like and ribosomal protein S30 fusion a isoform X1: MRCTIPFSILFCPDRRAFSTPTRINMQLFLRSKNTHTLEVTGEETVGQIKAHVQTLEGLQVEEQVILLAGCPLEDDATLASCGISELCTLEIAGRLLGGKVHGSLARAGKVRGQTPKVDKQEKKKKKTGRAKRRIQYNRRFVNVVPTFGKKKGPNANS; this comes from the exons ATGCGCTGTACCATTCCTTTCAGCATTCTTTTCTGTCCAGACCGTCGAGCGTTTAGCACGCCAACGAG GATAAATATGCAGCTCTTTTTGCGCTCCAAGAACACCCATACCCTCGAGGTTACAGGAGAGGAGACTGTGGGCCAGATTAAG GCCCATGTCCAGACTCTGGAGGGTCTTCAAGTGGAGGAACAAGTAATTCTCCTTGCAGGTTGTCCACTTGAAGATGATGCTACTCTTGCATCATGTGGCATCTCTGAGCTCTGCACTTTGGAGATTGCCGGCAGGCTTCTCGGAg GTAAAGTCCATGGCTCTCTGGCACGTGCTGGCAAAGTGAGGGGACAAACCCCTAAG GTGGACAaacaggagaagaagaaaaagaaaactggCCGTGCTAAGCGTCGCATCCAGTACAACAGACGCTTTGTAAATGTGGTGCCCACCTTTGGCAAGAAGAAGGGACCCAATGCCAACTCTTAA
- the prpf39 gene encoding pre-mRNA-processing factor 39 isoform X1 — translation MEASAGIHVPEEPTTGMLDSEPRAMASNGEAYPPPPPPPPPPPPPAAWAMEQAAPEPSINSANGAGDHPNPPLPPPPPPPPELGPAEKAADQFQMASAPLCPDEQPPPPPPLPPQPPEEPPEEKAEPMEAQPTIPEVTSQGGVVVSQVADDGMELEEAPKDVTQVANVQVAATQEAGAQEAGAQQAAVPEAAATAQQPTTQEPVAAQQTAPSEAAGDQQATAAQEAAAAAQLAFVHTEPELPSEFEKLLKGCEESPEDFNSWVYLLQYVEQENILQAVRKSFDVFLLRYPYCYGYWKKYADIEKRHGNIHVAEEVYRRGLQAIPLSVDLWLHYMTYIKENSDRNDPETEGRIRAAYEHAVLAAGTDFRSDRLWESFIIWETEMDKLANVTAIYDRVLGIPTQLYSQHFQKFKDHVQSNHPKHFLSEGEFVQLRLELSNANLATMAGDDAEKPAPKDDLPPGTEDLADPAKRVTEIENMRHKVIEARQEVFNHNEHEVSKRWSFEEGIKRPYFHVKALEKTQLNNWREYLDFEMENGTPERVVVLFERCLIACALYEEFWIKYAKYLEGYSTEGVRHVYRKACTVHLPRKPAIHLLWAAFEEQQANVEEASGILKNLEVVVPCLAMVRLRRVSLERRRGNLDLAESLLKDAVETSKTTNETSFYAVKLARQFVKVQKSLSKARKVLLDAIDKDQTSPRLYLNLLELEYSSDVTENQAEIIACFDKALGSPMEIESRLIFAQRKVEFLEDFGTDIHTLVAAYEEHQNMLKEVDALKTKAENGYDSSQEPDAKRQRMDESAMAAAAAAAAGADMQANSAYNYNNWYQQQYGAWSQNSWGQYNQYAQYNQYYPPPPT, via the exons ATGGAAGCTTCTG CAGGCATTCACGTCCCTGAAGAACCTACTACTGGAATGCTGGACTCGGAGCCCCGTGCCATGGCGAGTAACGGGGAAGCGTaccctccacctcctcctcctccccctcctccaccacctccaGCAGCCTGGGCCATGGAACAAGCTGCCCCAGAGCCTAGCATAAATTCTGCTAATGGGGCAGGTGACCACCCCAACCCTCCATTGccccctccaccacctcctcctccagaGCTGGGTCCCGCTGAGAAAGCTGCCGATCAATTTCAGATGGCCAGTGCGCCACTGTGTCCAGATGAGCagccaccaccgccgccaccgcttcCCCCGCAGCCCCCGGAAGAGCCGCCCGAAGAAAAAGCAGAGCCTATGGAGGCTCAACCAACCATACCTGAAGTCACCAGTCAAG GTGGCGTGGTCGTCTCGCAGGTGGCCGATGACGGCATGGAGCTCGAGGAAGCCCCTAAAGATGTAACTCAAGTGGCTAATGTCCAGGTAGCTGCCACTCAAGAGGCAGGTGCCCAGGAAGCTGGGGCTCAACAGGCCGCAGTTCCGGAGGCCGCCGCCACCGCTCAGCAGCCCACCACCCAAGAACCAGTCGCCGCTCAACAGACCGCTCCATCAGAAGCAGCCGGTGATCAACAGGCCACCGCTGCTCAAGaagccgctgccgccgcccAACTGGCTTTTGTTCATACAGAGCCGGAGCTTCCGAGCGAGTTTGAAAAACTCTTGAAAGGATGCGAGGAAAGCCCGGAAGACTTTAACTCCTGGGTTTATTTGCTGCAATATGTGGAGCAAGAg AATATTCTCCAGGCGGTGAGGAAGTCATTTGACGTTTTCCTGCTGCGCTATCCCTACTGCTACGGCTACTGGAAGAAGTATGCCGACATCGAGAAACGACACGGCAACATTCACGTGGCGGAGGAGGTTTACCGGCGAGGTTTGCAGGCCATCCCGCTCAGCGTGGACCTTTGGTTGCATTACATGACCTACATTAAGGAGAACTCTGACAGGAACGACCCGGAGACAGAAGGACGCATTCGAGC GGCGTACGAACATGCTGTGCTGGCGGCCGGTACAGATTTCCGCTCTGATCGTCTTTGGGAATCCTTCATCATCTGGGAGACAGAGATGGATAAACTGGCCAATGTCACGGCAATCTACGACCGCGTCCTGGGCATCCCCACACAGCTATACTCCCAGCACTTCCAAAA GTTCAAAGATCACGTCCAGAGCAACCACCCTAAACACTTCCTATCCGAGGGGGAGTTTGTCCAGTTGAGGCTAGAGCTCTCCAACGCCAACCTGGCAACCATGGCGGGAGACGACGCGGAAAAGCCCGCCCCGAAAGACGACCTTCCGCCCGGAACGGAAGACCTCGCCGACCCCGCCAAG AGGGTGACGGAGATCGAGAACATGCGCCACAAAGTGATCGAAGCCCGACAAGAAGTGTTCAACCACAACGAGCACGAAGTCAGCAAGCGCTGGTCTTTTGAGGAAGGG atcaagcGACCATACTTCCACGTTAAAGCCTTGGAGAAGACCCAACTGAACAACTGGCGGGAATACCTGGACTTTGAGATGGAGAACGGCACCCCGGAGCGTGTGGTTGTTCTCTTTGAACGCTGCCTCATCGCTTGTGCTCTCTATGAAGAGTTCTGGATCAAG TATGCCAAGTACCTGGAGGGCTACAGCACCGAGGGCGTCCGGCATGTCTACAGGAAGGCGTGTACCGTGCACTTGCCCAGAAAGCCGGCCATCCACCTGCTGTGGGCTGCCTTTGAAGAGCAGCAGG CCAACGTGGAGGAAGCCAGTGGCATCTTGAAGAACCTGGAAGTGGTGGTACCCTGCTTGGCCATGGTCCGTCTCCGGCGAGTCAGCTTGGAGCGTCGGCGTGGCAACCTGGATTTGGCAGAGTCATTACTGAAAGATGCGGTGGAGACGTCCAAGACCACCAATGAAACGTCATTTTATGCCGTTAAGCTGGCACGACAATTTGTTAAAGTACAGAAGAGCTTGAGTAAGGCTAGGAAAGTGCTGCTGGATGCCATCGACAAAGACCAG ACGAGTCCGAGACTTTACCTCAACCTGCTTGAACTGGAATACAGCAGCGACGTAACTGAAAACCAGGCCGAGATTATCGCCTGCTTCGACAAGGCCCTTGGAAGTCCCATGGAGATTGAGTCACGACTCATCTTCGCTCAGCGCAAAGTGGAATTTCTCGAGGACTTTGGCACCGACATCCACAC TCTGGTGGCCGCTTATGAAGAACACCAGAACATGCTGAAGGAAGTCGATGCATTAAAGACAAAGGCAGAAAACGGCTACGACAGCTCTCAGGAACCCGATGCCAAGCGGCAGCGCATGGACGAAAGCGCCATGGCCGCCGCTGCTGCAGCCGCCGCCGGTGCGGACATGCAGGCCAACAGTGCGTACAATTACAACAACTGGTACCAG CAACAGTATGGCGCCTGGAGTCAAAATTCATGGGGCCAGTACAACCAATATGCCCAGTACAACCAGTACTATCCTCCTCCTCCCACATGA
- the prpf39 gene encoding pre-mRNA-processing factor 39 isoform X2 — translation MEASGIHVPEEPTTGMLDSEPRAMASNGEAYPPPPPPPPPPPPPAAWAMEQAAPEPSINSANGAGDHPNPPLPPPPPPPPELGPAEKAADQFQMASAPLCPDEQPPPPPPLPPQPPEEPPEEKAEPMEAQPTIPEVTSQGGVVVSQVADDGMELEEAPKDVTQVANVQVAATQEAGAQEAGAQQAAVPEAAATAQQPTTQEPVAAQQTAPSEAAGDQQATAAQEAAAAAQLAFVHTEPELPSEFEKLLKGCEESPEDFNSWVYLLQYVEQENILQAVRKSFDVFLLRYPYCYGYWKKYADIEKRHGNIHVAEEVYRRGLQAIPLSVDLWLHYMTYIKENSDRNDPETEGRIRAAYEHAVLAAGTDFRSDRLWESFIIWETEMDKLANVTAIYDRVLGIPTQLYSQHFQKFKDHVQSNHPKHFLSEGEFVQLRLELSNANLATMAGDDAEKPAPKDDLPPGTEDLADPAKRVTEIENMRHKVIEARQEVFNHNEHEVSKRWSFEEGIKRPYFHVKALEKTQLNNWREYLDFEMENGTPERVVVLFERCLIACALYEEFWIKYAKYLEGYSTEGVRHVYRKACTVHLPRKPAIHLLWAAFEEQQANVEEASGILKNLEVVVPCLAMVRLRRVSLERRRGNLDLAESLLKDAVETSKTTNETSFYAVKLARQFVKVQKSLSKARKVLLDAIDKDQTSPRLYLNLLELEYSSDVTENQAEIIACFDKALGSPMEIESRLIFAQRKVEFLEDFGTDIHTLVAAYEEHQNMLKEVDALKTKAENGYDSSQEPDAKRQRMDESAMAAAAAAAAGADMQANSAYNYNNWYQQQYGAWSQNSWGQYNQYAQYNQYYPPPPT, via the exons ATGGAAGCTTCTG GCATTCACGTCCCTGAAGAACCTACTACTGGAATGCTGGACTCGGAGCCCCGTGCCATGGCGAGTAACGGGGAAGCGTaccctccacctcctcctcctccccctcctccaccacctccaGCAGCCTGGGCCATGGAACAAGCTGCCCCAGAGCCTAGCATAAATTCTGCTAATGGGGCAGGTGACCACCCCAACCCTCCATTGccccctccaccacctcctcctccagaGCTGGGTCCCGCTGAGAAAGCTGCCGATCAATTTCAGATGGCCAGTGCGCCACTGTGTCCAGATGAGCagccaccaccgccgccaccgcttcCCCCGCAGCCCCCGGAAGAGCCGCCCGAAGAAAAAGCAGAGCCTATGGAGGCTCAACCAACCATACCTGAAGTCACCAGTCAAG GTGGCGTGGTCGTCTCGCAGGTGGCCGATGACGGCATGGAGCTCGAGGAAGCCCCTAAAGATGTAACTCAAGTGGCTAATGTCCAGGTAGCTGCCACTCAAGAGGCAGGTGCCCAGGAAGCTGGGGCTCAACAGGCCGCAGTTCCGGAGGCCGCCGCCACCGCTCAGCAGCCCACCACCCAAGAACCAGTCGCCGCTCAACAGACCGCTCCATCAGAAGCAGCCGGTGATCAACAGGCCACCGCTGCTCAAGaagccgctgccgccgcccAACTGGCTTTTGTTCATACAGAGCCGGAGCTTCCGAGCGAGTTTGAAAAACTCTTGAAAGGATGCGAGGAAAGCCCGGAAGACTTTAACTCCTGGGTTTATTTGCTGCAATATGTGGAGCAAGAg AATATTCTCCAGGCGGTGAGGAAGTCATTTGACGTTTTCCTGCTGCGCTATCCCTACTGCTACGGCTACTGGAAGAAGTATGCCGACATCGAGAAACGACACGGCAACATTCACGTGGCGGAGGAGGTTTACCGGCGAGGTTTGCAGGCCATCCCGCTCAGCGTGGACCTTTGGTTGCATTACATGACCTACATTAAGGAGAACTCTGACAGGAACGACCCGGAGACAGAAGGACGCATTCGAGC GGCGTACGAACATGCTGTGCTGGCGGCCGGTACAGATTTCCGCTCTGATCGTCTTTGGGAATCCTTCATCATCTGGGAGACAGAGATGGATAAACTGGCCAATGTCACGGCAATCTACGACCGCGTCCTGGGCATCCCCACACAGCTATACTCCCAGCACTTCCAAAA GTTCAAAGATCACGTCCAGAGCAACCACCCTAAACACTTCCTATCCGAGGGGGAGTTTGTCCAGTTGAGGCTAGAGCTCTCCAACGCCAACCTGGCAACCATGGCGGGAGACGACGCGGAAAAGCCCGCCCCGAAAGACGACCTTCCGCCCGGAACGGAAGACCTCGCCGACCCCGCCAAG AGGGTGACGGAGATCGAGAACATGCGCCACAAAGTGATCGAAGCCCGACAAGAAGTGTTCAACCACAACGAGCACGAAGTCAGCAAGCGCTGGTCTTTTGAGGAAGGG atcaagcGACCATACTTCCACGTTAAAGCCTTGGAGAAGACCCAACTGAACAACTGGCGGGAATACCTGGACTTTGAGATGGAGAACGGCACCCCGGAGCGTGTGGTTGTTCTCTTTGAACGCTGCCTCATCGCTTGTGCTCTCTATGAAGAGTTCTGGATCAAG TATGCCAAGTACCTGGAGGGCTACAGCACCGAGGGCGTCCGGCATGTCTACAGGAAGGCGTGTACCGTGCACTTGCCCAGAAAGCCGGCCATCCACCTGCTGTGGGCTGCCTTTGAAGAGCAGCAGG CCAACGTGGAGGAAGCCAGTGGCATCTTGAAGAACCTGGAAGTGGTGGTACCCTGCTTGGCCATGGTCCGTCTCCGGCGAGTCAGCTTGGAGCGTCGGCGTGGCAACCTGGATTTGGCAGAGTCATTACTGAAAGATGCGGTGGAGACGTCCAAGACCACCAATGAAACGTCATTTTATGCCGTTAAGCTGGCACGACAATTTGTTAAAGTACAGAAGAGCTTGAGTAAGGCTAGGAAAGTGCTGCTGGATGCCATCGACAAAGACCAG ACGAGTCCGAGACTTTACCTCAACCTGCTTGAACTGGAATACAGCAGCGACGTAACTGAAAACCAGGCCGAGATTATCGCCTGCTTCGACAAGGCCCTTGGAAGTCCCATGGAGATTGAGTCACGACTCATCTTCGCTCAGCGCAAAGTGGAATTTCTCGAGGACTTTGGCACCGACATCCACAC TCTGGTGGCCGCTTATGAAGAACACCAGAACATGCTGAAGGAAGTCGATGCATTAAAGACAAAGGCAGAAAACGGCTACGACAGCTCTCAGGAACCCGATGCCAAGCGGCAGCGCATGGACGAAAGCGCCATGGCCGCCGCTGCTGCAGCCGCCGCCGGTGCGGACATGCAGGCCAACAGTGCGTACAATTACAACAACTGGTACCAG CAACAGTATGGCGCCTGGAGTCAAAATTCATGGGGCCAGTACAACCAATATGCCCAGTACAACCAGTACTATCCTCCTCCTCCCACATGA
- the prpf39 gene encoding pre-mRNA-processing factor 39 isoform X4: MEASGIHVPEEPTTGMLDSEPRAMMASAPLCPDEQPPPPPPLPPQPPEEPPEEKAEPMEAQPTIPEVTSQGGVVVSQVADDGMELEEAPKDVTQVANVQVAATQEAGAQEAGAQQAAVPEAAATAQQPTTQEPVAAQQTAPSEAAGDQQATAAQEAAAAAQLAFVHTEPELPSEFEKLLKGCEESPEDFNSWVYLLQYVEQENILQAVRKSFDVFLLRYPYCYGYWKKYADIEKRHGNIHVAEEVYRRGLQAIPLSVDLWLHYMTYIKENSDRNDPETEGRIRAAYEHAVLAAGTDFRSDRLWESFIIWETEMDKLANVTAIYDRVLGIPTQLYSQHFQKFKDHVQSNHPKHFLSEGEFVQLRLELSNANLATMAGDDAEKPAPKDDLPPGTEDLADPAKRVTEIENMRHKVIEARQEVFNHNEHEVSKRWSFEEGIKRPYFHVKALEKTQLNNWREYLDFEMENGTPERVVVLFERCLIACALYEEFWIKYAKYLEGYSTEGVRHVYRKACTVHLPRKPAIHLLWAAFEEQQANVEEASGILKNLEVVVPCLAMVRLRRVSLERRRGNLDLAESLLKDAVETSKTTNETSFYAVKLARQFVKVQKSLSKARKVLLDAIDKDQTSPRLYLNLLELEYSSDVTENQAEIIACFDKALGSPMEIESRLIFAQRKVEFLEDFGTDIHTLVAAYEEHQNMLKEVDALKTKAENGYDSSQEPDAKRQRMDESAMAAAAAAAAGADMQANSAYNYNNWYQQQYGAWSQNSWGQYNQYAQYNQYYPPPPT, from the exons ATGGAAGCTTCTG GCATTCACGTCCCTGAAGAACCTACTACTGGAATGCTGGACTCGGAGCCCCGTGCCATG ATGGCCAGTGCGCCACTGTGTCCAGATGAGCagccaccaccgccgccaccgcttcCCCCGCAGCCCCCGGAAGAGCCGCCCGAAGAAAAAGCAGAGCCTATGGAGGCTCAACCAACCATACCTGAAGTCACCAGTCAAG GTGGCGTGGTCGTCTCGCAGGTGGCCGATGACGGCATGGAGCTCGAGGAAGCCCCTAAAGATGTAACTCAAGTGGCTAATGTCCAGGTAGCTGCCACTCAAGAGGCAGGTGCCCAGGAAGCTGGGGCTCAACAGGCCGCAGTTCCGGAGGCCGCCGCCACCGCTCAGCAGCCCACCACCCAAGAACCAGTCGCCGCTCAACAGACCGCTCCATCAGAAGCAGCCGGTGATCAACAGGCCACCGCTGCTCAAGaagccgctgccgccgcccAACTGGCTTTTGTTCATACAGAGCCGGAGCTTCCGAGCGAGTTTGAAAAACTCTTGAAAGGATGCGAGGAAAGCCCGGAAGACTTTAACTCCTGGGTTTATTTGCTGCAATATGTGGAGCAAGAg AATATTCTCCAGGCGGTGAGGAAGTCATTTGACGTTTTCCTGCTGCGCTATCCCTACTGCTACGGCTACTGGAAGAAGTATGCCGACATCGAGAAACGACACGGCAACATTCACGTGGCGGAGGAGGTTTACCGGCGAGGTTTGCAGGCCATCCCGCTCAGCGTGGACCTTTGGTTGCATTACATGACCTACATTAAGGAGAACTCTGACAGGAACGACCCGGAGACAGAAGGACGCATTCGAGC GGCGTACGAACATGCTGTGCTGGCGGCCGGTACAGATTTCCGCTCTGATCGTCTTTGGGAATCCTTCATCATCTGGGAGACAGAGATGGATAAACTGGCCAATGTCACGGCAATCTACGACCGCGTCCTGGGCATCCCCACACAGCTATACTCCCAGCACTTCCAAAA GTTCAAAGATCACGTCCAGAGCAACCACCCTAAACACTTCCTATCCGAGGGGGAGTTTGTCCAGTTGAGGCTAGAGCTCTCCAACGCCAACCTGGCAACCATGGCGGGAGACGACGCGGAAAAGCCCGCCCCGAAAGACGACCTTCCGCCCGGAACGGAAGACCTCGCCGACCCCGCCAAG AGGGTGACGGAGATCGAGAACATGCGCCACAAAGTGATCGAAGCCCGACAAGAAGTGTTCAACCACAACGAGCACGAAGTCAGCAAGCGCTGGTCTTTTGAGGAAGGG atcaagcGACCATACTTCCACGTTAAAGCCTTGGAGAAGACCCAACTGAACAACTGGCGGGAATACCTGGACTTTGAGATGGAGAACGGCACCCCGGAGCGTGTGGTTGTTCTCTTTGAACGCTGCCTCATCGCTTGTGCTCTCTATGAAGAGTTCTGGATCAAG TATGCCAAGTACCTGGAGGGCTACAGCACCGAGGGCGTCCGGCATGTCTACAGGAAGGCGTGTACCGTGCACTTGCCCAGAAAGCCGGCCATCCACCTGCTGTGGGCTGCCTTTGAAGAGCAGCAGG CCAACGTGGAGGAAGCCAGTGGCATCTTGAAGAACCTGGAAGTGGTGGTACCCTGCTTGGCCATGGTCCGTCTCCGGCGAGTCAGCTTGGAGCGTCGGCGTGGCAACCTGGATTTGGCAGAGTCATTACTGAAAGATGCGGTGGAGACGTCCAAGACCACCAATGAAACGTCATTTTATGCCGTTAAGCTGGCACGACAATTTGTTAAAGTACAGAAGAGCTTGAGTAAGGCTAGGAAAGTGCTGCTGGATGCCATCGACAAAGACCAG ACGAGTCCGAGACTTTACCTCAACCTGCTTGAACTGGAATACAGCAGCGACGTAACTGAAAACCAGGCCGAGATTATCGCCTGCTTCGACAAGGCCCTTGGAAGTCCCATGGAGATTGAGTCACGACTCATCTTCGCTCAGCGCAAAGTGGAATTTCTCGAGGACTTTGGCACCGACATCCACAC TCTGGTGGCCGCTTATGAAGAACACCAGAACATGCTGAAGGAAGTCGATGCATTAAAGACAAAGGCAGAAAACGGCTACGACAGCTCTCAGGAACCCGATGCCAAGCGGCAGCGCATGGACGAAAGCGCCATGGCCGCCGCTGCTGCAGCCGCCGCCGGTGCGGACATGCAGGCCAACAGTGCGTACAATTACAACAACTGGTACCAG CAACAGTATGGCGCCTGGAGTCAAAATTCATGGGGCCAGTACAACCAATATGCCCAGTACAACCAGTACTATCCTCCTCCTCCCACATGA